A section of the Desulfovibrio porci genome encodes:
- a CDS encoding DUF5681 domain-containing protein has protein sequence MTKTMPENSRKKQAGGRFQPGQSGNPAGRPKGSPNTLTRIMQVKLAGRADEILDRAISLAAAGNIHALKLLVPRLLPEIREQPLPLLELPPVSSVEDLPAFADAVLDAVREGIIAPATAGQLMDAAKLKTAAASQAKIARECHGLDLADIPL, from the coding sequence ATGACAAAAACGATGCCTGAAAACAGCAGGAAAAAACAGGCCGGGGGGCGCTTTCAGCCGGGGCAAAGCGGCAATCCGGCGGGCAGGCCGAAAGGCTCCCCCAACACGCTGACACGGATCATGCAAGTCAAGCTGGCCGGGCGGGCGGATGAAATCCTTGACCGCGCAATCAGCCTTGCCGCCGCCGGGAACATCCATGCGCTGAAACTGCTGGTGCCGCGCCTGCTGCCGGAAATACGGGAACAGCCTTTGCCCCTGCTGGAATTGCCGCCTGTCAGCAGTGTGGAAGATTTGCCCGCCTTCGCGGATGCGGTGCTGGACGCCGTGCGGGAAGGTATCATCGCTCCGGCAACGGCGGGCCAGCTCATGGACGCGGCAAAACTCAAAACAGCGGCGGCAAGTCAGGCCAAGATCGCTAGGGAGTGCCACGGTCTGGATTTGGCAGATATTCCCCTGTAG
- a CDS encoding helix-turn-helix transcriptional regulator, translating into MPNFDLELVDEKAAARILGFSIKSLQNRRWKRQPPSFLKLGRKIAYRLSDLQAYLDACTIEPMHKG; encoded by the coding sequence ATGCCGAACTTTGATCTTGAGCTTGTTGACGAGAAAGCCGCCGCCCGTATTCTGGGCTTTTCGATAAAATCGCTTCAAAATCGCCGCTGGAAGCGCCAGCCGCCCTCTTTTTTGAAGTTGGGACGCAAGATTGCCTATCGTCTAAGCGATTTGCAGGCCTATCTTGACGCTTGCACAATAGAACCGATGCACAAGGGATAG
- a CDS encoding protein rep, which translates to MDTWTYQCGLGECPLCYRRRAYRKAAEAARMDAVLKESGFNSQLLTITMPDTEADGMAARYAELAADCARLYRSKTYLRRIAGAARCIETSTADTGLFHVHVHLLLLFRCGVLPAEIVPLVRRCFPSGVVYASGLWRFVCTARFAAYALKLPEGVTAEEWLTIRQMMQGKMPLTFSGVLRRARREGGKRRPPKRKCHEQ; encoded by the coding sequence ATGGACACATGGACTTACCAATGTGGCTTAGGGGAATGCCCCCTGTGCTACCGGCGGCGGGCCTATCGAAAGGCAGCGGAGGCGGCCCGGATGGACGCTGTTCTCAAGGAAAGCGGTTTCAACTCGCAATTGCTGACCATCACGATGCCGGATACCGAAGCGGATGGCATGGCGGCGCGTTATGCGGAATTGGCGGCGGATTGCGCCAGACTTTACAGATCAAAGACCTATCTTCGGCGCATTGCCGGGGCGGCGCGCTGCATCGAAACAAGCACAGCGGATACAGGGTTATTTCATGTCCATGTCCATTTGCTGCTTCTGTTCCGCTGCGGTGTCCTTCCGGCAGAGATCGTGCCGCTTGTGAGGCGCTGCTTTCCGTCCGGGGTGGTCTATGCATCCGGGCTGTGGCGCTTCGTCTGTACCGCCCGTTTCGCTGCCTATGCCCTGAAACTGCCGGAAGGCGTCACGGCGGAGGAATGGTTGACCATTCGCCAGATGATGCAGGGAAAAATGCCGCTGACGTTTTCCGGTGTGCTGCGGAGGGCACGCCGGGAGGGGGGCAAGCGCCGTCCACCAAAAAGGAAATGCCATGAGCAATAG